CCATCATGTGGTGCGTTATCAGAATGATGTGGCATGGCCAAAACCAGTGTGGGGCACACCAGCAGTTCCTTATAGCAATGAAGTCCTTGCACACATGCGTCAGACCTTGATGTTGGCTTTGCGCGGGCAAGGTGACATGCCATTTGATTGGCGTATGGATTAATCCAGATCGGTTTCCTGTCACGCGTATTGCGCGTGACAAAGATTTGAGCATTGGGGTGCCATTGTGCCATTAGCAAGCTGGGTTGAGAAAGAACCAAGACAATTCGCGTATTTCCATCGCCTGATGGGGTATTTGATGCTGTCTTTGTTAGTGGTCATTTATTATTACACGGCACCTGATGTTAACTACCAGATTTACACCCCACTGTTTTTTTTATTTGTTCTTCTGATTCACCCTAAATTATCACGTTGGCTACTGTATCGTTATAATAAAAGAATTAATAATTATGTGATGTTCGCTCTAGATGTGATGGTGGTTGCGGTCACTTTATCGGCTGTTCATCTGAGCTTGGTCCTGAGTTTTATTGCCTTATTTGCTTTGTTGTATACGGCAATCAATAACAAAATTCCATTCCTGATTGTCTCAATGGCAAGTTTGTTGGGTATTACAGTTTTCTACCTGAGCAATATCTTTATCTTTGGTTTTGCTGAATATTTTGATCACACCAGTACCGAACTGATTGTATTGGGTTTTATCTGTCTCATTGCTTACTTTGGTGTCGGCAGCTTTTATCAAAACCAGCGTGCGAGTTTCCTTAATAAAAATCGTCAGCATTATTATGAGGAAATGAACCGTTATATGGAGCTGGCCAATCAGCTCAGCCGCTATGCACCGCTGCAGTTATGGCAATCCATTATGCGTGGAGAGGCACAAGCTAAAATTGAATATAAACGTAAGAAAATGACCATTTTCTTTTCGGATATTCAAGGCTTTACCGAATTATCTGAAACCCTGATTCCCGATGATTTGGCTTTCTTGCTTAATGATTATCTCAGTCACATGACCGATATTGCGAAGCAATATGGTGGCACAGTTGATAAATTCATGGGTGATGCCATCCTGATTTTCTTTGGTGATCCACATTCGAATGGTGTTGCCCAAGATGCGAAAACTTGTGTAGAAATGGCTTTGGCCATGCGACAGCAAATGAAGCTGTTGCGCGAACGTTGGGTGAAAATGGGCTATCCGGCATTACATATCCGTATGGGCGTGAGCACGGGATATTGTCATGTGGGTAACTATGGGGCTACTCACCGTATGGCGTATACGATTGTTGGTCGAGATGCTAACTTGGCTGCCCGTTTGCAAAGTGCAGCAAAAGTGGATGAAATTCTGATCTCTGATGATACCTATCAGCTGATTAAAAGTGATTTTCTGTGTTCGCCGAAGCCCCCTATCTTTCTGAAAGGTATTCAGGGGCCGGTGAAGACTTGGCAAATCATGGAAAAATATAATGTTCGTAAACTCGATAATCAGCAATGGTTTGATTATGAATACAAAGGTTTCCATCTTCTGTTGAATTTAGATGAAGCACAAAATTTCGAATATCCTGAGCTGATTAAGGTGCTCGAAAACATGATCCAGCGTTTAGAATTACAGCGTAAGCTGACAAATTCGCAAGGGATCGTGAAATTGCATATTGAAGACGAAGTGATTCAGATGCCTAAACGTGATACGGTATCCTCTGTGTCACAACACCAAAATATATAAAATTCAAGCAAATAAAAAACCACTCAACTGAGTGGTTTTTTATTGGAGAAGTTAGTGACTTTCCGAAGCATGATTGATGGTGTATTTCGGAATCTCAATTTCTAGATCTTCATCCTCAACAATCACCTGACAGGAGAGACGTGAATCTGGTTCTAAGCCCCACGCACGATCAAGTAGGTCTGCTTCAACATCGTTCATTTCTTCCAGACTGTCAAAACCTTTACGTACAATCACATGGCAGGTTGTACATGCACATGACATATCACAGGCATGTTCAATCTTGATGTTGTGATCGAGCAGGCTTTGGCAAAGATTGGCATCTTTTTCAACTTCAAACTCAGCACCTTCGGGGCAAATTTGTGCATGCGGTAGAACTTTAATACGTGGCATAATCTTCACCTATGGTTAGTTTGAGTTTGACCAGTCATCCAACTTAGTGCCTTTTAAGGCCTGATCAACATGTTGATTCATACGTAATGCAGCAAAAGCATCACTGTGGACTTTCAGTTGTTGTACTGCATTTTCAATCGATTTGATATCAGCATGATTGAGTTGTAGTTCTAACTGAAGTTTTGCTTCTTGTAGCGCTGTCAGTTGTTGCTCAGTCAACAAATGAGCATCGGCTTTCAGGGCTTGTTCCAAAGCTTCTAGTTCCCGTTGAGCTTCCACTTTGGTTTCTTGAAGATGACGTAACTGTTTGTCTTCTTCCGCAAACTTGAAACCTTCAAGTAATAAGCGTTCGGTATCGGTTTCCGATAAACCATAGGATGGCTTAATGTCGATATGGGCTTGTACACCTGAAGTGGTTTCTTTGGCAGTTACAGTAAGCAAACCATCTGCATCCACCTGGAAGGTGACTTCAATACGGGCTTGGCCCGCGGTCATTGGTGGAATGCCACGCAATACAAAACGGCCAAGTGAGCGGCAGTGCTCGACGAGATCACGTTCACCTTGTACTACATGAATCAGCATTGCTGTCTGACCATCCTGATAGGTGGTGAATTCCTGACGACGTGCCACTGGAATCGCGGTATTGCGTGAAATTAGACGTTCAACTAATCCGCCCATCGTCTCCAAACCTAGAGACAGTGGAGTAACATCCAAAAGTAATGAGCCATCTTGGCTATTACCAATTAATTGATTCGCGGTAATCGCCGCACCAATCGCAACGACTTCATCTGGATTGATTGTACAAAGAGGCGTTTGTTGGAAAACTTCAGCAACGACTTTCTGTACAGCATAGGAGCGTGTTGAGCCACCTACTAATACGACATTTTGAATCTCATCCAGTTCAAGTTTAGCATCACGCATCACGCGTTTACATACACTGATGGTTTTGTCCAAAGCGACTTGGATGATCTCTTCAAAGGTTGCACGGTCGAGCTGTAAAGTTTGCCCAACCATCTCTAGAGAGACAGAGGGATGATCTGTGAGAGTTTCTTTGGCTTGACGTGCAGCGACAATCGCATGGGCATATTGCTGATCATCCAGGATGTCCAGATTTAACTGTTTTTTGGCCCATTTTACAATCAGGCGGTCTAAGTCATCACCACCGAGTGCAGTATGGCCACCTGTCGCTAAAACTTCAAAAACGCCTTGTGAAAAACGTAAAATAGAAACGTCAAAAGTGCCGCCACCCAAGTCATAAATGACATAGTTGCGGTCGGTTTCTAGATTGGTTTCTTGATCTAAACCGTAGGCCACAGCAGCAGCAGTAGGTTCATTGAGTAGACGTAATACGTTTAAACCGGCTAACTGGGCTGCATCTCGTGTTGCTTGGCGCTGTGCTTCATCAAAATAGGCAGGAACGGTAATGACTGCACCATTGATCGGATTTTGCAGGCTTTTTTCAGCACGTTCTTTTAACTGCTTAAGAATTTCAGCAGAAATTTCAACTGGAGTTTTACGTCCTGCACGTGTTTCGAAAGCAGGCATTTCATTGGCTTCACCCACCAGATCATAAGGATGCTGGAATTTTATGTCTGCTTGTGAACGTCCCATGAAACGTTTGACAGACACAATGGTGTTTTTCGGATCGCTAGTAATGAACGGTTTGGCTTCATCGCCATATTCAGTCGAGTTTTCCGAATAATGAACAATAGAAGGAAGTAATACACGACCTTGTTCATCATTAAGGACTTTGGCTTTACCTGAAAGCACTGTTGCTACAAGCGAGTGGGTAGTTCCCAAATCAATACCAATCGCAATACGGTGTTCATGCGGCGCACTTGATTGACCTGGTTCTGCAATTTGCAAGAGTGCCATGTTTAAATCCCTTGAAAACAAATCATGATAGGTTTGGTTTAGAAGTCATCATCGAGGTTAAAGCTGTCATCATCAAGTAGTTGATCTTCAGCTTTTTCAATATCATTCATGACACGTTGGAAGAAGCGTAATTTGCGTACGGTATCACGTGCTTCAGACCAGTCTTCATCCTGATAATCAATCTTGAATTCTCTGATGAGTCCATCAATCCACTGTTTAACTTCGTCTTTTAGGGTTTGAAGTTGTGTGGAATCCTGGGCTTCATCCAGTTGTTCACGGATTTCGAGAGCGGATTGTAGAAACTCAAAATCATGAATGGATTGGTCGAGGTGATGATCCTGTTTTTTTAAGGCCAACAGATAAGCGGCACGACTATCAACTGCAGACAGGACTTTATAGGCCTGATTAATCTCACTCGATTGAATCAGTGCCTGTTCTTTGTCGGTTGCTTTATCAGGATGATATTGTTGCTGCAATTTTAAAAACTGTGATTTTAAAGCTGCTAAATCAATATCGAGTGCTACAGGAAGGTCGAACAACTCAAAATGATTCATGGGAGACGATTTCCACGATAATTAAATGCAATTAAAACAGTGTAATATACACTGTTTTAATGCTCAGTGAAGAGGGGTGGCTTAAACAGTGAAGGATTCACCGCAACCACATTCACCTTTTTTATTTGGATTATTAAATTCGAAGCCTTCATTTAACCCATTTTTCACGTAGTCCATCTCCATACCATCAAGATAGACTAAACTTTTTGGGTCTACGAACACTTTAACACCAAACTGTTCAAATACTTGGTCATGTGCATCGATGTCATCAACAAACTCAAGCACATAGGCCAAACCTGAACAGCCTGAAGTTTTCACTCCAACGCGAATGCCTTCACCCTTACCGCGATTTTTTAAGTAATTGCTGATATGAGTTGCAGCATTTTCAGTTAAATGGATCATGAAAACTCCGTTAATTTATCCAGGTCACACTACAATTAAGCTTGCGTTTTTTTGCTACGGTAATCTTCAATCGCAGCTTTAATTGCATCTTCTGCAAGTACAGAACAGTGTACTTTTACAGGAGGTAACGCAAGTTCTTTCGCGATATCGATATTCTTAATTGCCTGTGCTTCGTCTAGAGTTTTTCCTTTTAACCATTCGGTTACTAACGAGCTAGATGCAATGGCTGAACCGCAACCATAAGTCTTAAAGCGTGCTTCTTCAATCACACCTTCATCATTGACTTGGATTTGCAAACGCATCACGTCACCACAAGCCGGTGCACCGACCATACCTGTGCCTACGTTTTCAGCATTTTTGTCTAGAACGCCCACATTACGAGGGTTTTCGTAATGATCAATTACTTTATCACTATAAGCCATGTTGCTTCTCCAAACCTCGGGGTCAGCCTAATATTAATATGAGGGGTAAAACACTAATTTCAACGAATTAGTGTTCTGTCCATTCAACTTTAGAAAGATCAATCCCGTCTTTGTACATATCCCAAAGCGGTGAAAGTTCACGTAATTTATTTACAGCTGTTTTTGAGATTTCGATGACATAATCGATATCTTCTTCAGTGGTATATTTACCAAAACTGAAACGAATTGAGCTGTGAGCGAGTTCGTCAGAAAGACCCAATGCACGTAATACATAAGAAGGTTCTAGTGTCGCTGATGTACATGCTGAACCACTAGATACCGCTACATCTTTCAATGCCATCATTAATGACTCACCTTCAACAAAGTTGAAGCTGACATTCAGGAAGTTCGGTACGTTTTGGGTTGGGTGACCATTTAGGAATACTTGTTCAAGCTCTTGTAAGCCATTCCAAAGTTTGTCACGTAAAATACGCAGACGTGCTTGTTCAGCTTGCAGATTTTTCCCAGCGAGTTCAAACGCTTCACCCATACCTACAATTTGATGAGTTGCTAATGTGCCTGAACGCATACCACGTTCGTGACCGCCACCATGCATTTGGGCTTTTAAACGCACGCGCGGGCTACGGCGTACAAAGAGAGCACCAATACCTTTAGGACCATATGCTTTATGGGCAGAGAAGCTCATCAAGTCTACTTTTAAAGTTGAAAGATCAATTTCAACCTTACCGGCGGCCTGTGCAGCATCTACGTGGAAGAATGTTTTGTTGGCACGTGTCAATTCACCGATCGCCGCAACATCAGTCACAGTTCCAAGTTCGTTGTTCACCATCATTAATGAAACAAGAATGGTATCAGGACGAAGGGCAGCCGCTACCATTTCAGGTGTGATCAAACCGGTTTGTGGTTGTGGCTCAAGATAGGTGATTTCAAAACCTTCTGATTCAAGCTCACGGCAAGTGTCCAAAATCGCTTTGTGTTCAATTTGGCTCGTAATGATGTGCTTGCCTTTAGAAGCGTAGAACTGTGCTACACCTTTAAGTGCAAGGTTGTCGGACTCTGTTGCACCTGAGGTCCAGACAATTTCACGAGGATCCGCTTTCACCAAATTAGCGACTTGTTCACGCGCATATTCGACTTTTTCTTCTGCTTGCCAACCATAAGCGTGCGAGCGAGAAGCAGCATTACCGAATGTGCCATCAAAGGTTAAACATTCCATCATACGTTCAGCGACTTGAGGATCAACTGGGGTGGTTGCTGCGTAGTCAAGATAGATCGGACGTTTCATGTCAAATACCTGTAACCGATAAAAGGGCGGAATCGTAAGCTGAAGTGTTTTGGCGAATGGCGACGGTTTGTACGTGGTCACGTGCAACCAGATCAGCTAGGGTGATTTTGGCGAGATAATCGGCAATGTGGTGGGAGAGTTCGTGCCATAAATCGTGAGTCAAGCACATTGCACCATTTTGGCAATTGCCTTTATGGTCACAACGGGTGGCATCGACTGTTTCATTTACAGCTTCAATAATCTCTAAAACAGTGATGTCTTCAGGCTTACGTGCTAAATGGTAGCCTCCATTTGCACCACGAATGCTGGAAACTAAACCATGACGCTTAAGTTTGGCAAATAATTGCTCAAGATAGGCAACTGAAATAGTTTGGCGAGCTGCGATTTCTGCGAGCGTGATCGTTTGTTCAGTTGGCTGCAAAGCTAAATCAAGTAGAGCAGTCACCGCGTAGCGACCGCGAGTAGTAAGACGCATGATTCGATACACATGTTTAGACTAGATGATTTGATTTTATGAATCCTGACTAAAATAGTCAAGTTTTTTTAATATTAGTATGCTTGATTTATTCTAATGTAGTATGAGTGCTTAATTTGCGAGCCAAGTATACAGTAAGATTGCCAGTAATAGCAGTGTGATAGAGGCGAAAATCAGGTTGATCCAGCGCTGTTTTTGCTGCATACGGCGTAAACGGTTTTTATATTGTTTAACCTCAACTTGCAGACTGTTGATTTGCGAACGTTGCTGATCAATTTTTTCTAATAAAGGCAGGATACGTTTTTTGGATGCCACAATATTTTGTTCGTCGGCCGGTTGTTTGAGCCACTCTCTCCAATCGGACAACAATTTAGGCAAACTGAAATGTAAGACTAAATCATAAAACTCATCTTTTAATATGCTATCACCTTGAATCCGCATATGTTTTACACTGCGACGGTTGGCAAAAACGAAAATTCGAATCAGGTCAAGCAGGGTGGTATTTACTTCTAGATCAATTTTTTCTGGTGGAGTTAAATCGAATAGAATACCTTTTGGCGTAAATTGCACATAAAAATCAAAATAGGGAATATAGCTGTTAATTTTGACTGAAACTTTTTGTTCTACCCATTTTTTTGTTTGTAGACGAACCACTCGATCGTATTTCAATACAAACGAGAATACAGTTTCTAAAGCAATGATCAGCATATTGAGCAAAATATGCTGTTGATCTTTGCTTTGGTTCGCTTCACTCATCTAGATTTATCCTGCATTTATACATAAAGATTTTATAGTCTTTATTCATCGTTTTACGGCACCAAAACGTGGCCTGTAAATAAATTAAACAGCTTTGTAGACCACTTTAGCAAAAGGTTCAAGCTTTAATCTTGATATTATAAAGATATTTTTGTTGTTTACTGTTGCCGCTAGCCGATAAAACCAACAGTAAACAATATAATGGTACGAGTGAAGTGCACGTTTTGAAGAAAAATCGCCCATTTAATGCTTTGCTATCTCTATAATTCAACGAAACGGCAACTTTTTCCAAAGAGAAACAGCTGTGTCTAAATTGTCGGTTGGGCTAGTCTGTGATGAATTGGACGTTTACTTTGGGATAGCTAAAACCTCACTTGTGCCTTATGAATTCATGAAAAATCAATTAAATTTTCAATAAAGTAATAGTGGGCTTTTGCAAGTGTTAAAATAGTGCAAATTTTATCCATAATTGCCTCATCATGGACATGCTGCACCAGATTGTGCAGCGATAAAAATAATTTAATACTTTCACTATTTTTCAATGATTTTTTGAGATTTATTTTTCTGAAAAGCTTTAGGCAAGTATTGCGTTTCCCCCTAAAGCATTGCTATAAAGGCATCATAGTAGTTTCAATGACAGTTTTGGATCTTAAATAAACGATATTAAGAGGATACGAGTTTCATGAATAAATCAGAATTAATCGATGCAATTGCAGAGAAAGGGGGATTGTCTAAGACTGATGCAGGTAAAGCATTGGACGCGACAATTGCTTCAATTACTGACGCACTTAAATCTGGTGACACAGTAACTTTAGTTGGCTTTGGTACTTTCGGTGTGAAAGAGCGTGCTGCGCGCACAGGTCGTAACCCAAAAACTGGCGAAGAACTACAAATTAAAGCAAGCAAAGTCCCAAGCTTTAAAGCCGGTAAAGGTTTAAAAGATTCAGTTGCCTAATTGGGCTGAACTTATAAACGCGCCAACAGGCGCGTTTTTTTATTAAAAGCTCAAAATGCCGGGCTGAATGCGTTCATTCATGCGGGCTTTTCAGTTAAAATGCGCTCGAAGTAAAATATTGGAATACTTATGGAATCGTTTCGTAAAGTCATTAGGGGTTGGTTGGGCAAAGTTCTACTTATTTTGTTTTTAACCCCTTTAGCGCTTGTAGGTATTGAAGGATATTTCAGCGGGAAAAATAAGGCTGATGTCGCTCAGACGGTTAACGGACAAGACATCTCGAAAAAAGAATTAGAAGCGACGATTAAAAACTATAAACAGCAGTATTTACCTATGGTGAATGGTGACGAAACGCTATTGAACCAGCCGTTTATTGAAAAAGCGGCGTTGAACAGCCTGACAGCGCGTACTTTATTGATCCAGCAGGCAGAAAAATTGGGAATTTCCTTGAGTGATGCCCAAATTGAGCAAATGCTAGCTCAACAGCCAAGTTTCCAGGAAAATGGTAAATTCTCAAATGCTTTATATGAAAATTACCTGCGTTCTGTAGGCATGACCAGCCAAGCTTTAATCGCGAACTTGCGTGCTGACCATGCATTAAAAATGTTGACTAGCACGGTACTCGATTACGCTTTAGTGAGTCCAGTTGATGTTCAGCAGGTGGCAAATTTACAGACTGAACAGCGTACGCTGCATTTATCTAGCATCTCATTGAACGCTGATAAGCAAAATATTAAAGTTAGTGCGCAAGAAATCAGTGATTATTACAACAAACACAAAAACAGCTTGAAGCAGATCGCGAGTGTCGATGTTGACTATATCGTATTGTCACCTCCACAAATGTCCACGACTACAGCACCTGTGACAGAAACTGAATTACAACAAGCATATGCCAAGTTTGTCGAAACACAGGGTAAAAACGCTAAACGTGAAGTGAAACATATTTTAATCACTGCAGAGAGCCGTGGGGATGCCGAAGCACAAAAATTAGCTCAACAGGTTTTCGCAAAAATCAAAGCAGGTTTGCCATTTGCACAGGCCGCAGCACAATATTCTGAAGATCCTGACTCTAAGAGCAAAGGTGGTCTGATTGAAAGCTACGCGGTAGGCGTATTTGGTACTGCATTCGATCAGGCGGTGGCATCAGCTCAGGCTAATAACGTAACTGCACCAGTGAAAACTCAATATGGTTATCACTTGATCCAAAGCAAGACTTTGGGTACCACGGTTCCAAGTTTAGCGACAGAAAAAGCACGTTTGACTGCCGAAATTCAGAAAGCAAAAGCTGCGAATGCTTATGCAGATGCCGTAAATAGTCTGAATGAAATGGTGGTAGGCAGTGATTCCTTGGATCTAGTTGCACAAGAAGTGAAAGGTACCCGGGTTGAACGTGTGAAAGGTATGACCCTTTCGACTGTTCATCCTTATCTAAGTGATGCGAATGTTAAAGCCAAGCTGTTTAATGATGAAGTCAAGAACGGTGATCGCAATGCCTCAAGCAGTATCCAATTGGCCAATGGCGATACCATCTGGGTTAAAGTTAGTCACTATACACCAAGTGGTGTGATGTCTTTAGCTCAAGCAACTCCTATCATTAAAGCAAAATTGACAGATCAAAAAGCCTTTAATGCAGCAAAAGCAAAATTGGCAGCCATGCTTAAAGATTTTAATAGCAAGCCAGCTGCTGAAGTGGTGGCGAAATATGGCGTGGCTTTTGAAAATGCAGGTACTTTTGTACGTTCACAAGGCTTAAAACGAGAAATTGAGCGAGCTGCTTTTAGCTTAACAGCGCCTAAACCGGGTTACTGGTCTGTTACAACAGCCGCTTTGCCAAATGAGTTAGTTGTGGTTGCAGTATCGAATGTTAACAAGAGTGCCGCAGCTACTTTGGCACCTGAACAGGCTCAGGAATTAAGAAAACTCTATCAGCAATTACGCGGACAGCAAGAGTTGGATGATTACACCCAATACCTGAAGTCTCATGCCAAAATTAAGTAACTGTATGAAATAAAAAAAGCGCTTCGGCGCTTTTTTTATGGCTTTAGAATTTTCTTTTTAATTGAACATTAAATTTTGGAACGAATTTGATTGGAACTAAGAGCTGATAACCCATAAATAGCCTAAGTATATTGTATCCATTAAAAACCCCAGGAAAGTAACTTTTCTGGGGTTTATATTCTAAATATTAAGCGTATTGGCGAATCATGGCACGCACATTCGTTTTCGCGTCAATCACCGTCATAAAGGTATAAGCACCGATAAATTTTCGGCTGATAAACATGAACTCCTTGGGTGGCACACTAAAGAAACGCGACGCCATAGATTTGCTGGCTTGTTGCATGACGCGTGTATGCAACTGGCTGTTTTTCCAGTCATAACGTTCATGTTCATCCATAAGACCCGCAGGCATTTCACGGTTATTTCGTGGGTCACTAAAGGCTTCGGTGGCGAGTAAAAAAACCTTGGCCATATCAGGTTTGATGCTTTGTGGAATTGAGTCAAAGAAATCATAACCAGTCATGGCATTGACCATCGCTTGTGGATCATGATGATAACCGGCTTTAATCAACTGGCGCGCCAGCTGCAGGAGGTGATCATCAAATTGACGGATTGCACCGAAATCAAGCAGGACAATTTTATCTTGTACATCCGCACCATTGCCCAGTCGAACCAGATAGTTACCAAAGTTCGGATCGGTTTGCATTTCACCCCATTCAAAGATTTCACGTACTGTGACTTCTAAGGAGGCTTCACCTAACAGGTTGCGGCGTTCCTGTGGAAGGGAGAGCATCGCAGGGCTATTGATTGGAACACCACGCTCGAAGGTCATGCACAAAATCCGATTGGTACAATACTCATCAATGATTTTTGGCACAATGTAACGGTGATCGTCTTTGAGTCGTTCTGCAAAACGGCGTGTGGTTGTGGCTTCGAGATGGTAGTTCACTTCCCGATGCATCATTTCACGCACTTCATCAAACCACTGATCAAACTCGCGTGTTTGTGGCACCATCCGTGTCAGCTTGAGCATATTTTTAAACAGATTCATATCCGAATCAATCGCATCGGCCACACCTGGATATTGTACTTTTAATACCAGTTCAAGTCCGTCCGACTTGCGTGTTGCACGATGGACTTGACCTAAGGATGCGGTACCAATCGGTTCGTGATCAATGATCAGATCATCAAGCTTGTGACCAAGTTGATCTTTAAGTTGTTCTTTAATCGCTGGCCAGGCGAGGGCAACCGTCTGGTTGTTTAAGGTATTCAGGGCTTGGGTAATTTCTTCTGGCAGGAAGTGTTCACCATACAGCGCCATCATTTGCCCGATTTTGACAATAGAACCT
This portion of the Acinetobacter sp. GSS19 genome encodes:
- the hscA gene encoding Fe-S protein assembly chaperone HscA, producing the protein MALLQIAEPGQSSAPHEHRIAIGIDLGTTHSLVATVLSGKAKVLNDEQGRVLLPSIVHYSENSTEYGDEAKPFITSDPKNTIVSVKRFMGRSQADIKFQHPYDLVGEANEMPAFETRAGRKTPVEISAEILKQLKERAEKSLQNPINGAVITVPAYFDEAQRQATRDAAQLAGLNVLRLLNEPTAAAVAYGLDQETNLETDRNYVIYDLGGGTFDVSILRFSQGVFEVLATGGHTALGGDDLDRLIVKWAKKQLNLDILDDQQYAHAIVAARQAKETLTDHPSVSLEMVGQTLQLDRATFEEIIQVALDKTISVCKRVMRDAKLELDEIQNVVLVGGSTRSYAVQKVVAEVFQQTPLCTINPDEVVAIGAAITANQLIGNSQDGSLLLDVTPLSLGLETMGGLVERLISRNTAIPVARRQEFTTYQDGQTAMLIHVVQGERDLVEHCRSLGRFVLRGIPPMTAGQARIEVTFQVDADGLLTVTAKETTSGVQAHIDIKPSYGLSETDTERLLLEGFKFAEEDKQLRHLQETKVEAQRELEALEQALKADAHLLTEQQLTALQEAKLQLELQLNHADIKSIENAVQQLKVHSDAFAALRMNQHVDQALKGTKLDDWSNSN
- a CDS encoding HU family DNA-binding protein, encoding MNKSELIDAIAEKGGLSKTDAGKALDATIASITDALKSGDTVTLVGFGTFGVKERAARTGRNPKTGEELQIKASKVPSFKAGKGLKDSVA
- a CDS encoding peptidylprolyl isomerase; translation: MESFRKVIRGWLGKVLLILFLTPLALVGIEGYFSGKNKADVAQTVNGQDISKKELEATIKNYKQQYLPMVNGDETLLNQPFIEKAALNSLTARTLLIQQAEKLGISLSDAQIEQMLAQQPSFQENGKFSNALYENYLRSVGMTSQALIANLRADHALKMLTSTVLDYALVSPVDVQQVANLQTEQRTLHLSSISLNADKQNIKVSAQEISDYYNKHKNSLKQIASVDVDYIVLSPPQMSTTTAPVTETELQQAYAKFVETQGKNAKREVKHILITAESRGDAEAQKLAQQVFAKIKAGLPFAQAAAQYSEDPDSKSKGGLIESYAVGVFGTAFDQAVASAQANNVTAPVKTQYGYHLIQSKTLGTTVPSLATEKARLTAEIQKAKAANAYADAVNSLNEMVVGSDSLDLVAQEVKGTRVERVKGMTLSTVHPYLSDANVKAKLFNDEVKNGDRNASSSIQLANGDTIWVKVSHYTPSGVMSLAQATPIIKAKLTDQKAFNAAKAKLAAMLKDFNSKPAAEVVAKYGVAFENAGTFVRSQGLKREIERAAFSLTAPKPGYWSVTTAALPNELVVVAVSNVNKSAAATLAPEQAQELRKLYQQLRGQQELDDYTQYLKSHAKIK
- a CDS encoding IscS subfamily cysteine desulfurase, encoding MKRPIYLDYAATTPVDPQVAERMMECLTFDGTFGNAASRSHAYGWQAEEKVEYAREQVANLVKADPREIVWTSGATESDNLALKGVAQFYASKGKHIITSQIEHKAILDTCRELESEGFEITYLEPQPQTGLITPEMVAAALRPDTILVSLMMVNNELGTVTDVAAIGELTRANKTFFHVDAAQAAGKVEIDLSTLKVDLMSFSAHKAYGPKGIGALFVRRSPRVRLKAQMHGGGHERGMRSGTLATHQIVGMGEAFELAGKNLQAEQARLRILRDKLWNGLQELEQVFLNGHPTQNVPNFLNVSFNFVEGESLMMALKDVAVSSGSACTSATLEPSYVLRALGLSDELAHSSIRFSFGKYTTEEDIDYVIEISKTAVNKLRELSPLWDMYKDGIDLSKVEWTEH
- a CDS encoding adenylate/guanylate cyclase domain-containing protein — encoded protein: MPLASWVEKEPRQFAYFHRLMGYLMLSLLVVIYYYTAPDVNYQIYTPLFFLFVLLIHPKLSRWLLYRYNKRINNYVMFALDVMVVAVTLSAVHLSLVLSFIALFALLYTAINNKIPFLIVSMASLLGITVFYLSNIFIFGFAEYFDHTSTELIVLGFICLIAYFGVGSFYQNQRASFLNKNRQHYYEEMNRYMELANQLSRYAPLQLWQSIMRGEAQAKIEYKRKKMTIFFSDIQGFTELSETLIPDDLAFLLNDYLSHMTDIAKQYGGTVDKFMGDAILIFFGDPHSNGVAQDAKTCVEMALAMRQQMKLLRERWVKMGYPALHIRMGVSTGYCHVGNYGATHRMAYTIVGRDANLAARLQSAAKVDEILISDDTYQLIKSDFLCSPKPPIFLKGIQGPVKTWQIMEKYNVRKLDNQQWFDYEYKGFHLLLNLDEAQNFEYPELIKVLENMIQRLELQRKLTNSQGIVKLHIEDEVIQMPKRDTVSSVSQHQNI
- the iscU gene encoding Fe-S cluster assembly scaffold IscU; the protein is MAYSDKVIDHYENPRNVGVLDKNAENVGTGMVGAPACGDVMRLQIQVNDEGVIEEARFKTYGCGSAIASSSLVTEWLKGKTLDEAQAIKNIDIAKELALPPVKVHCSVLAEDAIKAAIEDYRSKKTQA
- the iscA gene encoding iron-sulfur cluster assembly protein IscA; amino-acid sequence: MIHLTENAATHISNYLKNRGKGEGIRVGVKTSGCSGLAYVLEFVDDIDAHDQVFEQFGVKVFVDPKSLVYLDGMEMDYVKNGLNEGFEFNNPNKKGECGCGESFTV
- a CDS encoding Rrf2 family transcriptional regulator, which codes for MRLTTRGRYAVTALLDLALQPTEQTITLAEIAARQTISVAYLEQLFAKLKRHGLVSSIRGANGGYHLARKPEDITVLEIIEAVNETVDATRCDHKGNCQNGAMCLTHDLWHELSHHIADYLAKITLADLVARDHVQTVAIRQNTSAYDSALLSVTGI
- the hscB gene encoding Fe-S protein assembly co-chaperone HscB yields the protein MNHFELFDLPVALDIDLAALKSQFLKLQQQYHPDKATDKEQALIQSSEINQAYKVLSAVDSRAAYLLALKKQDHHLDQSIHDFEFLQSALEIREQLDEAQDSTQLQTLKDEVKQWIDGLIREFKIDYQDEDWSEARDTVRKLRFFQRVMNDIEKAEDQLLDDDSFNLDDDF
- the fdx gene encoding ISC system 2Fe-2S type ferredoxin gives rise to the protein MPRIKVLPHAQICPEGAEFEVEKDANLCQSLLDHNIKIEHACDMSCACTTCHVIVRKGFDSLEEMNDVEADLLDRAWGLEPDSRLSCQVIVEDEDLEIEIPKYTINHASESH